The Populus alba chromosome 6, ASM523922v2, whole genome shotgun sequence genome contains a region encoding:
- the LOC118043736 gene encoding protein WHAT'S THIS FACTOR 9, mitochondrial has translation MMFKTHNSLIALKTLLQSKSQLEPQSSKLYDFFQSRSIVKVRLKWVKNRSLDHIIDTETDLKAACLLKDAIKRSPTGFLTAKSVSEWQKLLGLTVPVLRFMRRYPTLFNEFPHAQYTNLPCFRLTETALLLDSQEQTIHQTYESDTVERLCRVLMMMKSQTVPLQSLHPLKWDLGLPVNFEKVLIPKYPDHFQFSKAPNGTRSLRLVQWREEFAVSALQKSNETSEKGKEYRQFKSGYTALTFPMSFPKGYGGQKKVRAWMDEFHKLPYISPYDDSKRIDPDSELMEKRVVGVLHELLSLTIHKKTKRNYVRSLREELILPHKFTRLFTRYPGIFYLSLKCKTTTVALREGYRRGKLANPHPLARLREKFYHVMRTGLLYRDRGVKMIPQEILLNDVEDETGQEESEEEEVEIGDDCYEETSEMGEDSDED, from the exons ATGATGTTCAAAACCCACAATTCTCTTATTGCATTAAAAACCTTATTACAATCAAAATCCCAGCTTGAACCTCAAAGCAGCAAACTTTACGATTTTTTCCAAAGTCGGTCCATTGTAAAAGTAAGGCTTAAATGGGTGAAAAACCGATCTTTAGACCATATAATTGATACAGAAACTGATCTTAAAGCAGCTTGTCTTTTAAAAGATGCAATCAAAAGGTCTCCTACTGGATTTCTCACTGCAAAGTCTGTCTCTGAGTGGCAAAAACTTCTTGGCCTTACTGTCCCTGTTTTACGTTTCATGCGCAG GTACCCAACTCTTTTTAATGAGTTTCCACATGCTCAATACACAAATTTGCCTTGTTTTCGGTTAACAGAGACTGCGCTCTTGCTAGATTCACAAGAACAAACCATCCATCAAACTTATGAGAGTGATACAGTGGAAAGACTTTGTAGAGTGCTTATGATGATGAAGAGTCAGACAGTGCCCCTTCAATCACTACACCCCTTGAAATGGGATCTGGGTTTGCCTGTTAACTTTGAGAAAGTATTGATACCTAAGTATCCCGaccattttcaattttctaaGGCACCAAATGGGACTAGGAGTTTGCGGCTTGTGCAATGGCGTGAAGAATTTGCAGTTTCGGCATTGCAGAAGAGCAACGAGACTAGTGAAAAGGGTAAGGAGTATCGGCAGTTTAAGAGTGGGTACACAGCTTTGACTTTCCCAATGAGTTTTCCAAAGGGCTATGGAGGGCAGAAGAAAGTGAGAGCATGGATGGATGAGTTTCACAAACTACCTTATATTTCACCTTATGATGATTCAAAAAGGATTGACCCGGATAGTGAACTCATGGAGAAACGGGTTGTTGGAGTTCTGCATGAGCTTTTGAGCCTCACAATTCATAAGAAGACTAAGAGAAACTACGTGAGGAGCCTGAGAGAGGAATTAATTCTTCCTCACAAGTTTACTCGACTCTTTACAAGGTATCCAGGGATTTTCTACCTCTCGTTGAAGTGTAAGACAACAACTGTTGCTCTAAGAGAAGGTTACAGGCGTGGAAAATTAGCAAATCCACATCCTCTTGCTCGTCTAAGAGAAAAGTTTTATCACGTGATGAGGACAGGGCTTCTTTATCGCGACAGAGGTGTAAAGATGATTCCTCAGGAAATTTTGCTAAATGACGTGGAGGATGAAACTGGACAAGAAGAATCCGAGGAGGAAGAAGTTGAAATAGGTGATGACTGCTACGAGGAAACCTCTGAGATGGGAGAGGATTCTGATGAAGATTAG
- the LOC118043735 gene encoding DEAD-box ATP-dependent RNA helicase 37 — MRTSWADSVANSASENAESGSSGPRPTRATYIPPHLRNRPPSSDFLAPPPAAPSLGNDRVGYGGPAGGSRWGGGGGSASKLDSGRLGYGSGGRGGGGGWNNRIGGLERGREREVNPFDNDGDAEPAFDVQENTGINFDAYEDIPVETSGKNVPPPVNTFAEIDLGEAVNQNIRRCKYVKPTPVQRNAIPILLAGRDLMACAQTGSGKTAAFCFPIIAGIMREQYVQRPHGGRTVYPLALILSPTRELSCQIHDEAKKFAYQTGVKVVVVYGGAPINQQLRELERGVDVLVATPGRLVDLVERARVSLQMIRYLALDEADRMLDMGFEPQIRKIVEQMDMPPCGRRQTMLFSATFPKEIQRLASDFLSNYIFLAVGRVGSSTDLIVQRVEYVHETDKRSHLMDLLHAQRETEVNGKHSLTLVFVETKKGADSLEHWLYVNKFPATSIHGDRSQQEREMALRSFKSGKTPILVATDVAARGLDIPHVAHVVNFDLPNDIDDYVHRIGRTGRAGKTGLATAFFNENNLSLARPLADLMQESNQEVPAWLTRYASRVSFSGGKNRRSVGARFGGRDMRRDGSFNRGTDYYGGGNNSSGGYGVSAGYGGGYNPTVASAWD; from the exons ATGAGAACTTCATGGGCAGATTCTGTGGCTAACTCTGCATCTGAGAATGCAGAATCTGGTTCGTCTGGTCCGCGTCCTACTCGTGCCACTTACATTCCGCCACACCTTCGTAACCGGCCACCATCTTCTGATTTCCTGGCGCCACCACCTGCTGCTCCGTCATTAGGAAATGATCGTGTAGGTTATGGCGGGCCTGCAGGTGGTTCTCGATGGGGTGGCGGTGGCGGCAGTGCTTCGAAACTGGATTCTGGGCGCTTAGGTTATGGTTCTGGTGGtagaggaggtggtggtggttggaATAATAGAATTGGTGGGCTGGAACGTGGGAGGGAGCGTGAGGTGAATCCATTTGATAATGATGGTGATGCAGAGCCGGCTTTTGACGTGCAAGAGAATACAGGAATTAACTTTGATGCGTATGAGGATATTCCTGTGGAGACGAGTGGGAAAAATGTGCCACCACCTGTGAATACCTTTGCAGAGATAGACCTGGGTGAGGCAGTGAATCAGAATATTCGGAGATGCAAGTATGTGAAACCAACTCCAGTGCAGCGCAATGCAATCCCAATATTGCTTGCTGGGAGGGACCTGATGGCTTGTGCTCAGACAGGGTCAGGGAAGACAGCTGCCTTTTGCTTTCCAATAATTGCTGGAATTATGCGGGAGCAGTATGTGCAGAGACCACATGGAGGGAGGACAGTGTACCCACTGGCTCTCATTCTTTCTCCTACAAGGGAGCTTTCGTGTCAG ATACACGATGAAGCCAAAAAATTCGCCTATCAAACTGGTGTCAAGGTGGTGGTAGTTTATGGAGGTGCTCCAATCAACCAACAG TTGCGAGAACTTGAGAGAGGGGTTGATGTTCTAGTGGCAACTCCTGGACGGTTAGTGGATTTGGTTGAGAGGGCTAGAGTGTCATTGCAGATGATCAGATATTTAGCACTTGATGAGGCAGACAGGATGCTGGATATGGGATTTGAACCTCAGATTAGAAAGATAGTGGAACAAATGGACATGCCCCCATGTGGCAGGAGACAGACAATGCTGTTCAGTGCCACCTTTCCTAAAGAAATACAG AGACTTGCTTctgattttctttcaaattacaTATTTTTGGCTGTCGGAAGGGTCGGTTCGAGTACTGATTTAATTGTTCAAAGAGTTGAATATGTTCATGAGACTGACAAGAGAAGTCATCTCATGGACCTTCTTCATGCTCAGAGAGAAACTGAAGTTAATGGCAAG CATTCTCTGACATTAGTTTTTGTGGAGACAAAGAAGGGAGCCGACTCATTGGAACATTGGCTGTATGTCAATAAATTTCCTGCTACATCAATTCATGGAGATAGATCACAACAG GAAAGAGAAATGGCACTTAGATCATTCAAGAGTGGGAAGACGCCAATTCTAGTTGCGACAGATGTGGCAGCAAGGGGTCTTGATATACCCCATGTGGCTCATGTGGTGAATTTTGATCTTCCAAATGACATTGATGATTATGTTCACCGGATAGGGCGAACAGGGCGAGCTGGAAAAACAGGTCTGGCTACAGCATTTTTTAATGAGAATAATTTGTCATTAGCAAGACCACTAGCTGATCTTATGCAAGAATCAAATCAAGAAGTGCCTGCCTGGCTCACCCGTTATGCTTCACGGGTTTCATTTAGTGGTGGCAAGAATCGGCGCTCTGTGGGAGCCCGTTTTGGTGGCCGTGATATGAGAAGGGATGGCTCTTTTAACAGGGGTACAGATTATTATGGTGGAGGAAACAATAGTAGCGGTGGATATGGGGTTTCTGCTGGTTATGGTGGGGGTTACAATCCAACTGTAGCCAGTGCTTGGGATTAG
- the LOC118043754 gene encoding serine/threonine-protein phosphatase PP2A-4 catalytic subunit, with translation MGTNSLSSESITDLDQQIEQLMQCKPLSEPQVRTLCEKAKEILMQESNVQPVKSPVTICGDIHGQFHDLAELFRIGGKCPDTNYLFMGDYVDRGYYSVETVTLLVALKVRYHHRITILRGNHESRQITQVYGFYDECLRKYGNANVWKIFTDLFDYFPLTALVESEIFCLHGGLSPTIETLDNIRNFDRVQEVPHEGAMCDLLWSDPDDRCGWGISPRGAGYTFGQDISEQFNHVNSLKLIARAHQLVMDGFNWAHEQKVVTIFSAPNYCYRCGNMASILEVDDRNGHTFIQFEPAPRRGEPDVTRRTPDYFL, from the exons ATGGGCACGAATTCGTTATCTTCAGAATCAATTACCGATCTTGATCAACAGATCGAGCAACTCATGCAGTGCAAGCCTCTCTCTGAACCTCAG GTTAGGACATTATGCGAGAAAGCTAAGGAGATACTAATGCAAGAAAGCAATGTTCAG CCTGTGAAAAGCCCTGTGACAATATGTGGCGATATTCATGGGCAGTTTCATGATCTTGCAGAACTTTTTCGTATTGGAGGGAAG TGTCCTGACACCAATTACTTGTTTATGGGGGATTATGTGGATCGTGGCTATTATTCTGTTGAAACCGTGACG CTCTTGGTGGCATTGAAAGTGCGCTATCATCATAGGATTACCATTCTCAGAGGAAACCATGAAAGTCGCCAG ATTACTCAAGTTTATGGGTTTTATGATGAATGTCTAAGAAA GTATGGTAATGCTAATGTTTGGAAGATCTTCACCGACCTTTTTGACTATTTCCCATTGACTGCTTTG GTTGAGtctgaaatattttgtttacaTGGTGGATTGTCCCCAACTATAGAGACTCTTGATAACATAAGAAACTTTGATCGTGTTCAAGAGGTTCCTCATGAAGGAGCCATGTGTGATCTGCTGTGGTCTGATCCAGATGATAGATGTGGTTGGGGTATATCACCTCGTGGTGCCGGGTATACCTTTGGCCAG GATATATCCGAGCAATTTAATCATGTGAACAGCTTGAAGTTGATTGCTAGAGCACATCAGCTTGTTATGGATGGATTTAATTGGGCACAT GAACAAAAGGTGGTTACCATATTTAGTGCACCTAATTATTGTTACCGCTGTGGAAACATGGCCTCCATACTGGAAGTTGATGACCGCAATGGCCACACATTCATCCAG TTTGAGCCAGCTCCCAGGAGGGGAGAACCTGATGTCACCCGTAGAACTCCTGATTACTTCCTGTAA
- the LOC118043753 gene encoding lipid phosphate phosphatase delta: MESISLWQGLALCGIVSWIVISSSLDVTRKIRTLVQPWVSHHVITGTPIILQIQKYQHGYLDALFSGLSCVVSVPFYTAFLPLLFWSGHGKLARQMTLLMSLCDYSGNCIKDVVSAPRPSCPPVRRITATKDEQENALEYGLPSSHTLNTVCLSGYLLHYVLSYTQNEDGSLKFAGFAVVCLIVCLTGLGRIYLGMHSGIDIIAGLAVGFVILSFWLSVHDYVDSFIVSGQNVTTFWAALSLLLLFAYPTPELPTPSFEFHTAFDGVAFGIVAGVQQTYHQFHHESVPRIFTPQLTLSAFLGRMLVGIPTILIVKYCSKALAKWILPIVSNTLGIPIKSTSYIPMLKGSVTCKKTEELKQSGYIKKLPVFSSQGSFDVDTGIRFLQYSGLAWSVVDLVPSLFSYLRL, encoded by the exons ATGGAGAGCATATCATTATGGCAAGGTTTGGCACTTTGTGGGATTGTGTCGTGGATTGTTATATCTTCATCTCTTGATGTCACTCGAAAGATTAGAACTTTGGTCCAACCTTGGGTTTCTCACCATGTCATAACTGGCACTCCTATCATCCTCCAGATCCAG AAATATCAGCATGGATATTTGGATGCTTTATTCTCTGGATTATCCTGTGTTGTTTCTGTGCCTTTCTACACTGCGTTTCTTCCTTTGCTCTTCTGG AGTGGGCATGGCAAGTTGGCTAGGCAAATGACCCTTTTAATGTCTCTCTGTGATTATTCAGGAAACTGCATAAAG GATGTGGTATCAGCTCCTCGACCCTCTTGTCCTCCTGTTAGGAGAATAACTGCCACAAAAGATGAGCAGGAGAATGCTTTGGAATATGGATTGCCTTCTTCCCACACTCTCAACACAGTTTGCTTATCTGG ATACCTATTGCACTATGTTTTATCCTATACCCAAAATGAAGATGGCTCTTTGAAATTTGCGGGATTTGCCGTTGTTTGCTTGATTGTTTGCCTCACTGGTTTGG gAAGAATTTACCTCGGAATGCACAGTGGAATTGATATCATAGCTGGTCTTGCTGTTGGTTTTGTGATCCTTTCCTTTTGGCTATCCGTCCATGATTATGTCGACAGTTTCATAGTCTCGGGACAAAATG TGACAACCTTCTGGGCTGCCCTGAGCCTTTTATTGCTTTTTGCTTATCCGACTCCAGAACTTCCAACTCCAAGCTTTGAGTTCCACACAGCCTTCGATGGTGTTGCATTTGGAATA GTGGCCGGCGTCCAGCAAACCTACCACCAGTTCCACCATGAATCAGTGCCACGCATATTTACACCACAACTCACTCTTTCAGCCTTTCTTGGAAGAATGCTCGTGGGGATACCAACAATACTCATTGTGAAGTACTGCAGCAAGGCGCTGGCAAAATGGATCCTTCCTATTGTATCAAACACCTTGGGCATTCCTATAAAATCAACCAGCTACATCCCCATGCTAAAAGGATCAGTTACTTGTAAAAAGACGGAAGAGCTTAAGCAATCAGGTTATATTAAGAAGTTACCCGTTTTCTCATCTCAGGGCTCATTTGATGTTGACACGGGCATTCGATTCCTCCAATACTCAGGCCTCGCTTGGTCTGTGGTGGATCTTGTTCCATCTCTCTTTTCGTATCTGAGGTTGTAA